In one Cronobacter dublinensis subsp. dublinensis LMG 23823 genomic region, the following are encoded:
- a CDS encoding MurR/RpiR family transcriptional regulator, which produces MFTHSAVASLNNLEMMVYNFVVKNRDKVMYMTIRELADAAGVSTTTVLRFCRKLNCEGYSEFRVRFKLYLEQNEPQQANFGASEIISFFRSVNNDEFDALLEEAVDIILESERIIFVGAGTSGALAKYGARFFSNVGKFSNHIDDPYFPVTNDMAKNALAIVLSVSGETEEILRFASQFSLHRCKVLSVTSHENSSLAKLADFNLSWHVPQTRIAGVYDITTQIPVIYILETLGRKLAKKLA; this is translated from the coding sequence ACCCACTCCGCTGTCGCCAGCCTCAATAATCTTGAGATGATGGTTTATAATTTTGTGGTCAAAAACCGCGACAAAGTGATGTACATGACCATCCGCGAACTGGCGGACGCAGCGGGCGTTTCTACTACCACGGTGCTGCGTTTCTGCCGCAAGCTGAATTGCGAAGGCTATTCCGAATTCCGCGTGCGTTTTAAATTATATCTGGAGCAGAATGAACCGCAGCAGGCGAATTTTGGCGCCAGCGAAATTATTAGTTTTTTCCGTAGCGTCAATAATGATGAATTCGATGCGTTACTTGAAGAAGCAGTAGATATTATTCTCGAATCAGAGCGAATTATATTTGTTGGCGCGGGCACATCCGGCGCGCTGGCGAAATATGGCGCGCGTTTTTTCTCAAATGTCGGGAAATTCAGTAATCATATTGACGATCCTTATTTTCCAGTCACTAACGATATGGCGAAGAACGCGCTGGCAATTGTGCTTTCCGTCTCCGGCGAGACCGAAGAGATCCTGCGTTTCGCCAGTCAGTTCAGCCTGCACCGCTGCAAAGTGCTCTCTGTCACCAGCCACGAAAACTCGTCGCTGGCGAAGCTTGCTGATTTCAATCTCTCATGGCATGTCCCGCAAACGCGCATCGCAGGCGTGTACGACATTACCACGCAAATCCCCGTCATCTATATTCTCGAAACGCTCGGCCGCAAACTGGCGAAAAAACTGGCATAA
- a CDS encoding 6-phospho-beta-glucosidase, translating to MKQLKLPKDFLWGGAVAAHQVEGGWDQGGKGPSICDVLTGGAHGVPREITESVVPGKYYPNHEAVDFYGHYKDDIKLFAEMGFKCFRTSIAWTRIFPNGDETQPNEAGLQFYDDMFDELLKYNIEPVITLSHFEMPLHLVQQYGGWTNRKVVDFFVRFAEVVFERYKNKVKYWMTFNEINNQRNWRAPLFGYCCSGVVYTEHDNPEETMYQVLHHQFVASAMAVKIGHRINPEMKIGCMLAMVPLYPSSCKPEDVMYAQESMRERYVFTDVQLRGYYPSYVLNEWERRGFNIRMEDGDTQILREGCCDYLGFSYYMTNAVKADGGSGDALSGFQGSVPNPHVKASDWGWQIDPVGLRYALCELYERYQKPLFIVENGFGAYDKVEEDGSINDDYRIDYLRAHIEQMMKAVTYDGVDLLGYTPWGCIDCVSFTTGQYSKRYGFIYVNKHDDGTGDMSRSRKKSFAWYQGVIASNGESL from the coding sequence ATGAAACAGCTTAAATTACCGAAAGACTTTTTATGGGGCGGCGCGGTCGCCGCGCATCAGGTAGAAGGCGGCTGGGATCAGGGCGGCAAAGGGCCAAGCATTTGCGACGTGCTGACCGGCGGCGCGCACGGCGTACCGCGTGAAATTACTGAGTCAGTCGTGCCGGGCAAATATTACCCGAACCACGAGGCCGTCGATTTCTACGGGCATTACAAAGATGACATTAAGCTATTCGCCGAAATGGGCTTTAAATGTTTCCGCACGTCCATCGCCTGGACGCGCATCTTCCCCAACGGCGATGAAACGCAGCCCAACGAAGCGGGCCTCCAGTTTTACGACGATATGTTCGATGAACTGCTGAAATACAACATCGAGCCGGTTATTACGCTCTCGCATTTTGAAATGCCGCTGCATCTGGTGCAGCAGTATGGCGGCTGGACCAACCGTAAAGTGGTGGATTTTTTTGTGCGCTTCGCCGAAGTGGTGTTTGAGCGCTACAAGAATAAGGTCAAATACTGGATGACCTTTAACGAGATCAATAACCAGCGCAACTGGCGCGCGCCGCTGTTCGGTTACTGTTGCTCCGGCGTGGTCTATACCGAACACGATAACCCGGAAGAGACGATGTACCAGGTGCTGCACCATCAGTTTGTGGCGAGCGCCATGGCGGTGAAAATTGGCCATCGCATCAACCCCGAGATGAAAATTGGCTGCATGCTGGCGATGGTGCCGCTCTATCCGTCCTCCTGTAAGCCGGAAGACGTGATGTATGCGCAGGAATCGATGCGTGAGCGTTATGTCTTTACCGACGTCCAGCTGCGCGGCTACTACCCGTCTTACGTGCTGAACGAGTGGGAGCGCCGCGGCTTTAACATCAGGATGGAAGACGGCGACACGCAGATCCTGCGCGAAGGCTGCTGCGACTATCTGGGCTTCAGCTATTACATGACCAACGCGGTAAAAGCCGACGGCGGCAGCGGCGACGCGCTAAGCGGTTTCCAGGGCAGCGTGCCGAATCCGCATGTGAAGGCGTCGGACTGGGGCTGGCAGATTGACCCGGTGGGCCTGCGTTATGCGCTATGCGAGCTGTATGAGCGTTACCAGAAGCCGCTCTTTATCGTCGAAAATGGTTTTGGCGCTTACGATAAAGTGGAAGAAGACGGCAGCATCAACGACGACTACCGCATCGACTATCTGCGCGCCCATATCGAGCAGATGATGAAAGCGGTGACTTACGACGGCGTTGATTTGCTGGGCTATACGCCGTGGGGTTGCATCGACTGCGTGTCGTTCACCACCGGGCAGTACAGCAAGCGCTACGGTTTTATCTATGTGAACAAACACGATGACGGCACGGGCGATATGTCCCGTTCGCGCAAGAAAAGTTTTGCGTGGTATCAGGGGGTGATTGCGAGCAACGGCGAGTCGCTCTGA
- a CDS encoding SDR family oxidoreductase, which yields MSIALVTGASRGIGRATALLLATQGYTVAVNYLSNAAAAQEVVDAITVSGGRAFCVQADISDERQVMAMFATLDEQGEPLTALVNNAGVLFTQCMTEKLTAERINKVLATNVTGYFLCCREAVKRMAHHHGGQGGAIVNVSSAASRLGAPGEYVDYAASKGAVDSLTIGLSLEVAAQGIRVNGVRPGLIYTDIHASGGEPGRVDRVKSALPMQRGGQPEEVAEAIAWLLSDKASYVTGSFLDLAGGK from the coding sequence ATGTCTATTGCACTGGTTACCGGCGCGAGCCGCGGCATTGGCAGGGCGACGGCGCTGCTGCTGGCCACGCAGGGTTATACCGTAGCAGTCAATTATCTCAGTAACGCCGCGGCGGCGCAGGAGGTGGTTGACGCGATTACCGTCAGCGGCGGGCGGGCCTTTTGCGTGCAGGCGGATATCAGCGACGAGCGGCAGGTGATGGCGATGTTTGCGACCCTCGACGAGCAGGGCGAGCCATTAACTGCGCTGGTCAACAACGCCGGCGTTCTGTTTACCCAGTGCATGACAGAGAAGCTGACCGCCGAGCGTATCAACAAGGTGCTGGCTACCAACGTCACCGGCTATTTTCTTTGCTGCCGCGAGGCGGTGAAGCGAATGGCGCATCATCACGGCGGGCAGGGCGGCGCGATAGTGAATGTCTCGTCCGCCGCGTCGCGTCTTGGCGCGCCTGGCGAGTATGTCGATTACGCCGCGTCAAAAGGGGCGGTGGATTCGCTGACCATCGGACTGTCGCTGGAAGTCGCCGCGCAGGGCATCCGCGTTAACGGCGTGCGGCCAGGGCTTATCTATACCGATATCCACGCCTCCGGCGGTGAGCCCGGACGCGTCGATCGCGTGAAATCCGCGTTGCCGATGCAGCGCGGTGGGCAGCCGGAAGAAGTGGCCGAAGCCATCGCGTGGCTGCTCAGCGACAAAGCCTCGTACGTGACGGGGAGTTTTCTCGATCTCGCGGGTGGGAAATAG
- the gcvP gene encoding aminomethyl-transferring glycine dehydrogenase, whose amino-acid sequence MTQTLSHLENRDAFIGRHIGPGVDQQQEMLRTVGADSLDALISQIVPADIQLETPPDVGNAATEFAALAELKAIAGRNKRFKSYIGMGYAAVHTPPVILRNMLENPGWYTAYTPYQPEVSQGRLEALLNFQQVTLDLTGLDIASASLLDEATAAAEAMAMAKRVSKLKNANRFFVAADVHPQTLDVVRTRAETFGFDVIVDDAQKALDHQDLFGVLLQQVGTTGEVHDYRELMSELKSRKVIVSVAADFMALVLLTAPGKQGADIVFGSAQRFGVPMGYGGPHAAFFAASDEFKRSMPGRIIGVSKDAAGRTALRMAMQTREQHIRREKANSNICTSQVLLANIASLYAVFHGPEGLKRIASRIHRFADILAAGLQRKGLKLRHATWFDTLCVEVADKAAVLARAQAQEINLRSDIPGAVGMTLDETTTRADVQALLRVVTGDDAQVDIDALDKEVAHDSRSIAPAMLRDDAILTHPVFNRYHSETEMMRYMHSLERKDLALNQAMIPLGSCTMKLNAAAEMIPITWPEFAELHPFCPADQAEGYLQMISQLSDWLVKLTGYDALCMQPNSGAQGEYAGLLAIRHYHESRNEGHRDICLIPSSAHGTNPASAQMAGMQVVVVACDKHGNIDLADLRVKAETAGEKLSCIMVTYPSTHGVYEETIREVCDIVHQYGGQVYLDGANMNAQVGITSPGYIGADVSHLNLHKTFCIPHGGGGPGMGPIGVKAHLAPFVPGHSVVQIEGMLTSQGAVCAAPFGSASILPISWMYIRMMGSEGLKKASQTAILNANYIASRLKDAYPVLYTGRDGRVAHECILDIRPLKETTGISELDIAKRLIDYGFHAPTMSFPVAGTLMVEPTESESKTELDRFIDAMLAIRSEIDRVAQGEWPQDDNPLVNAPHVQRELAQAWEHAYSRELAAFPAGFENKYWPTVKRLDDVYGDRNLFCSCVPMSEYQ is encoded by the coding sequence ATGACCCAGACCCTGAGCCACCTGGAAAATCGCGACGCTTTTATCGGGCGTCATATCGGACCGGGTGTTGACCAGCAGCAGGAGATGCTGCGCACCGTTGGCGCCGACTCGCTGGATGCGCTGATTTCGCAAATCGTTCCTGCGGATATCCAGCTTGAGACGCCGCCTGATGTCGGCAACGCCGCGACCGAATTCGCCGCGCTGGCGGAGCTCAAAGCCATCGCCGGGCGCAACAAGCGCTTTAAAAGCTATATCGGCATGGGTTACGCCGCGGTGCACACTCCGCCGGTCATCCTGCGCAACATGCTGGAAAACCCAGGCTGGTACACGGCCTATACGCCTTACCAGCCGGAAGTGTCTCAGGGACGTCTCGAAGCGCTGCTTAATTTCCAGCAGGTGACGCTGGATCTGACCGGGCTCGATATCGCCTCCGCCTCGCTACTTGATGAAGCGACCGCGGCGGCGGAAGCGATGGCGATGGCTAAACGCGTCAGCAAGCTGAAAAACGCCAACCGTTTCTTTGTCGCGGCGGATGTACACCCGCAGACGCTGGATGTGGTGCGCACCCGCGCCGAAACCTTTGGTTTTGACGTGATTGTCGATGACGCGCAAAAGGCGCTTGATCATCAGGATCTGTTTGGCGTGCTGTTGCAACAGGTCGGCACCACCGGCGAAGTGCATGACTATCGCGAACTGATGAGCGAGCTGAAATCCCGCAAAGTGATTGTGAGCGTGGCGGCAGATTTTATGGCGCTGGTGCTGCTGACGGCGCCGGGCAAACAGGGCGCGGATATTGTCTTCGGCTCCGCCCAGCGTTTCGGCGTGCCAATGGGCTACGGCGGCCCGCATGCGGCGTTCTTTGCCGCCAGCGACGAATTTAAACGCTCTATGCCCGGGCGCATCATCGGCGTGTCGAAAGATGCCGCCGGTCGCACCGCCCTGCGCATGGCGATGCAGACCCGCGAGCAGCATATTCGTCGCGAGAAAGCGAACTCCAACATCTGTACCTCGCAGGTGCTGCTGGCCAATATCGCGAGCCTTTACGCCGTGTTCCACGGCCCGGAAGGGCTAAAGCGCATCGCCAGCCGTATTCACCGTTTTGCCGATATCCTGGCGGCGGGCCTGCAACGCAAAGGGCTGAAGCTGCGTCACGCCACCTGGTTTGACACGCTGTGCGTTGAGGTTGCCGATAAAGCCGCCGTGCTGGCGCGCGCGCAGGCGCAGGAAATCAACCTGCGCAGCGATATTCCCGGCGCGGTCGGCATGACGCTTGATGAAACCACCACCCGTGCTGACGTTCAGGCGCTGCTGCGTGTCGTGACCGGCGATGACGCGCAGGTCGATATCGACGCGCTGGATAAAGAAGTCGCGCACGACAGCCGCTCCATTGCGCCCGCCATGCTGCGCGACGACGCCATCCTGACGCATCCGGTTTTTAACCGCTACCACAGCGAAACCGAGATGATGCGCTATATGCACAGCCTTGAGCGTAAGGATCTGGCGCTGAACCAGGCAATGATCCCGCTCGGCTCCTGCACCATGAAGCTCAACGCGGCGGCGGAGATGATCCCCATCACCTGGCCGGAATTCGCCGAGCTGCATCCGTTCTGCCCGGCCGATCAGGCCGAAGGGTATCTGCAGATGATCAGCCAGCTCTCCGACTGGCTGGTGAAACTCACCGGCTATGACGCGCTCTGCATGCAGCCGAACTCCGGCGCGCAGGGCGAGTACGCGGGCCTGCTGGCGATTCGCCACTATCACGAAAGCCGTAACGAAGGCCATCGCGATATCTGTCTCATTCCGAGCTCCGCACATGGCACCAACCCGGCGTCGGCGCAGATGGCGGGGATGCAGGTGGTGGTGGTCGCCTGTGATAAACATGGCAACATCGACCTCGCCGATCTGCGCGTGAAGGCCGAAACGGCGGGCGAAAAGCTCTCCTGTATTATGGTGACGTACCCGTCCACCCACGGCGTGTATGAAGAAACTATTCGTGAAGTCTGCGATATCGTGCATCAGTATGGCGGCCAGGTTTATCTCGACGGCGCCAACATGAACGCCCAGGTAGGTATCACGTCGCCGGGCTACATTGGCGCGGATGTCTCGCATCTTAACCTGCATAAAACGTTCTGCATTCCGCACGGCGGCGGCGGTCCGGGCATGGGGCCGATTGGCGTGAAAGCGCATCTGGCGCCGTTCGTTCCGGGTCACAGCGTCGTGCAGATTGAAGGTATGCTGACCTCGCAGGGCGCGGTGTGTGCCGCCCCGTTCGGCAGCGCGTCGATTCTGCCGATAAGCTGGATGTATATCCGCATGATGGGCTCAGAAGGGCTGAAAAAGGCGAGCCAGACGGCGATCCTTAACGCCAACTACATCGCCAGCCGTCTGAAAGACGCCTATCCGGTGCTCTATACGGGCCGCGATGGCCGCGTGGCGCATGAATGTATTCTGGATATTCGTCCGCTGAAAGAGACCACCGGCATCAGCGAACTGGACATCGCCAAGCGTCTTATCGACTACGGCTTCCACGCGCCGACCATGTCTTTCCCGGTCGCAGGCACGCTGATGGTTGAGCCGACGGAATCGGAAAGCAAAACCGAACTGGACCGCTTTATCGACGCGATGCTGGCTATTCGCAGCGAAATCGACCGTGTGGCGCAGGGCGAATGGCCGCAGGATGACAATCCGCTGGTCAACGCGCCGCACGTCCAGCGCGAACTGGCGCAGGCGTGGGAACACGCTTACAGCCGCGAGCTGGCAGCATTCCCGGCAGGTTTCGAGAATAAATACTGGCCGACCGTGAAGCGTCTCGATGACGTCTACGGCGACCGTAATCTGTTCTGCTCCTGCGTGCCGATGAGTGAGTATCAGTAA
- the gcvH gene encoding glycine cleavage system protein GcvH: MSNVPNELKYSKEHEWLRKEADGTYTVGITEHAQELLGDMVFVDLPDVGSTVSAGDDCAVAESVKAASDIYAPVSGEIVAVNDALSDAPELVNSEPYGQGWIFKIKASDEAEVAALLDASAYEALLEDE, translated from the coding sequence ATGAGCAATGTGCCAAACGAACTGAAATACAGCAAAGAACACGAATGGCTGCGTAAGGAAGCGGACGGTACTTACACCGTCGGGATCACCGAGCACGCGCAGGAACTGCTGGGCGACATGGTGTTTGTTGATTTGCCAGATGTCGGTTCTACCGTCAGCGCGGGCGACGACTGCGCCGTAGCGGAGTCCGTAAAAGCCGCCTCTGACATCTACGCGCCGGTCAGCGGCGAGATCGTGGCCGTCAACGATGCGCTGAGCGACGCGCCTGAACTGGTCAACAGCGAGCCGTACGGCCAGGGCTGGATTTTCAAAATCAAAGCCAGCGACGAGGCCGAAGTGGCCGCGCTGCTGGATGCCAGCGCGTATGAAGCGCTGTTAGAAGACGAGTAA
- the gcvT gene encoding glycine cleavage system aminomethyltransferase GcvT, with amino-acid sequence MAQQTPLYEQHNLCGARMVDFHGWMMPLHYGSQIDEHHAVRNDAGMFDVSHMTIVDLRGARTRDFLRYLLANDVAKLTQPGKALYTAMLNASAGVIDDLIVYFMTEDYFRLVVNSATREKDLAWINEHAEPYGVAVTVRDDLSLIAVQGPNAKAKAATLFNDAQRKAVEGMKPFFGVQADELFIATTGYTGEAGYEIAMLNEKAAGFWSQLVEAGVKPCGLGARDTLRLEAGMNLYGQEMDEGVSPLAANMGWTIAWQPEDRDFIGRDALEAQRENGTEQLLGLVMTEKGVLRNDLPVRFTDAQGNACEGIITSGTFSPTLGYSIALARVPAGIGDTAIVQIRNREMPVKVTKPVFVRAGKPVAQ; translated from the coding sequence ATGGCTCAACAAACCCCGTTGTATGAACAGCACAACCTCTGCGGCGCGCGCATGGTGGATTTCCACGGCTGGATGATGCCGCTGCACTACGGCTCGCAGATTGACGAACACCATGCGGTGCGCAACGACGCGGGGATGTTTGATGTCTCCCATATGACCATTGTCGACTTGCGCGGCGCGCGCACCCGCGATTTCCTGCGCTACCTGCTGGCAAACGACGTGGCGAAGCTGACCCAGCCGGGTAAAGCGCTCTATACCGCGATGCTCAACGCCTCTGCCGGGGTGATTGACGACCTCATTGTTTACTTCATGACGGAAGACTATTTCCGCCTTGTGGTGAACTCTGCCACCCGCGAAAAAGACCTCGCCTGGATCAACGAGCATGCCGAGCCTTACGGCGTTGCCGTTACCGTGCGCGACGATCTCTCCCTTATCGCTGTTCAGGGCCCGAACGCGAAGGCCAAAGCCGCCACGCTGTTTAACGATGCGCAGCGCAAGGCCGTCGAAGGCATGAAGCCGTTCTTTGGCGTGCAGGCAGACGAGCTGTTTATCGCCACCACCGGGTATACCGGCGAAGCGGGTTATGAAATCGCGATGCTGAATGAAAAAGCGGCCGGGTTCTGGAGCCAGCTGGTGGAAGCGGGTGTGAAGCCCTGCGGCCTCGGCGCGCGCGACACGCTGCGCCTTGAAGCGGGTATGAATTTGTATGGTCAGGAGATGGACGAGGGCGTTTCGCCGCTCGCCGCCAACATGGGCTGGACGATCGCCTGGCAGCCGGAAGACCGCGATTTCATCGGTCGCGACGCGCTGGAAGCCCAGCGTGAGAACGGCACCGAACAGCTCCTGGGCCTGGTAATGACCGAAAAAGGCGTGCTGCGTAACGATCTGCCGGTGCGCTTCACTGACGCCCAGGGCAACGCCTGCGAAGGCATTATCACCAGCGGCACGTTCTCGCCGACGCTCGGCTACAGCATTGCGCTGGCTCGTGTTCCGGCGGGTATCGGCGATACTGCCATTGTGCAGATCCGCAACCGCGAAATGCCCGTAAAGGTCACTAAACCCGTTTTCGTGCGCGCCGGTAAACCGGTCGCGCAGTAA